From Triticum urartu cultivar G1812 chromosome 2, Tu2.1, whole genome shotgun sequence, a single genomic window includes:
- the LOC125535393 gene encoding 2-alkenal reductase (NADP(+)-dependent)-like, producing the protein MAAAAAAAEVSNRSVILKRHVTGFPTEDDMELVTATVRLAVPPGSAAVMVKNLYLSCDPYMRSRMTNHKEPSYVPDYVPGEIIPTFGVSKVVESGHPDYKAGDLVWGMTACEEYTLITTPESLFKINHPELPLSYYLGVLGMPGLTAYAGFFDVSKPKKGDYVFISAALGAVGQLVGQLAKITGCYVVGSAGSDEKVNLLKTKFGFDDAFNYKKEQDLNAALKRCFPEGIDIYFDNVGGQILDAALLNMRLHGRVAMCGLISQYNLELHEGVCNLACVVTKRVRIEGFIVTEYFGTYRKFEEEMVGHLKEENITYVEDVAEGIENMPAALVGLFYGRNIGKQLVAVARD; encoded by the exons atggcggcggcggcggcggcggcggaggtgagCAACAGGAGCGTGATCCTGAAGCGGCATGTGACGGGGTTCCCCACCGAGGACGACATGGAGCTCGTCACGGCGACGGTGCGCCTGGCCGTCCCGCCCGGGTCGGCGGCGGTGATGGTGAAGAACCTGTACCTCTCCTGCGATCCCTACATGCGCAGCCGGATGACCAACCACAAGGAGCCCAGCTACGTCCCGGACTACGTCCCAGGGGAG ATTATACCGACTTTCGGTGTCAGCAAGGTGGTGGAATCCGGGCACCCGGATTACAAGGCCGGTGATCTGGTGTGGGGAATGACAGCATGTGAAGAATACACCTTGATCACTACTCCGGAGTCGCTTTTCAAGATCAACCATCCCGAATTACCGCTGTCGTACTACTTAGGTGTTCTCG GCATGCCAGGCCTTACTGCATATGCTGGATTTTTCGATGTCTCCAAGCCAAAAAAGGGCGACTATGTGTTTATCTCGGCAGCATTGGGTGCCGTCGGACAACTTGTCGGGCAGCTTGCCAAGATCACAGGTTGCTATGTAGTTGGCAGTGCCGGTTCTGATGAGAAG GTCAACCTCCTGAAAACAAAGTTTGGATTTGACGATGCCTTCAACTACAAGAAGGAACAGGACCTCAACGCCGCACTAAAGAG GTGCTTCCCGGAGGGCATTGACATCTACTTCGACAATGTGGGTGGTCAGATATTAGACGCTGCGCTACTCAACATGAGGCTGCACGGGCGGGTGGCCATGTGCGGGTTGATTTCGCAGTACAACCTGGAGCTGCATGAGGGCGTGTGCAACCTTGCCTGCGTCGTTACCAAGCGCGTCCGCATAGAGGGATTCATCGTGACGGAGTACTTCGGCACCTACCGCAAGTTCGAAGAGGAGATGGTGGGTCACCTCAAGGAAGAGAACATCACCTACGTGGAGGACGTCGCCGAGGGGATCGAGAACATGCCGGCAGCTCTTGTCGGGCTCTTCTACGGGCGCAACATCGGAAAACAGCTGGTGGCTGTTGCACGGGATTGA
- the LOC125535394 gene encoding serine carboxypeptidase-like 50: MAPPLPLLAGVLLAATVSVSLAAASAGTVVEFPKEALPTSSGYLPLDPSGNASMFYAFYEASQPLTAPADTPLLLWLQGGPGCSGLVGNFFELGPYLVAPDAASLSRNPFAWNRRFGLLFLDSPLGTGFSAAPSPAAIPRDQAAVAAHVLAALQSFFDASPPSFRARPFFLSGESYAGKYVPAAGALILAANQGLPAGRRVNLRGAAIGNGLTHPVAQLPTHADSAYFTGLINARQRRELEALQASAVALARAARWREASDARGRVRSWLLNATGLATLYDLGRQRPYATAGVARFVNRAEVKAALGARRDVAWEQCSRVVREAMHEDMMKSVKPEVEALLRRRTRVLLYQGIRDPWIGVASQEAWMKELRWGGLHAFEEAEHAVWRTGGVGEETELAGYVQRSGALTHVVVYGAGHMVPADNGRAAQEMIESWVTETGVFGNGVSPGLTPAGAQFAAT, encoded by the coding sequence ATGGCTCCGCCGCTTCCGCTCCTCGCCGGCGTCCTTCTCGCGGCCACCGTCTCCGTCTCGCTCGCGGCGGCCTCCGCGGGAACAGTGGTGGAGTTCCCGAAGGAGGCCCTGCCGACCAGCTCCGGCTACCTGCCGCTGGACCCGTCCGGCAACGCGTCCATGTTCTACGCCTTCTACGAGGCCAGCCAGCCGCTCACCGCGCCGGCCGACACGCCGCTGCTGCTCTGGCTGCAGGGCGGGCCCGGCTGCTCGGGCCTCGTCGGCAACTTCTTCGAGCTCGGCCCCTACCTCGTCGCCCCGGACGCCGCCTCGCTCTCCCGCAACCCCTTCGCCTGGAACCGCCGCTTCGGGCTCCTCTTCCTCGACAGCCCGCTCGGCACCGGCTTCAGCGCCGCGCCGTCCCCCGCCGCCATCCCGCGGGACCAGGCCGCCGTCGCCGCGCACGTCCTCGCCGCGCTCCAGTCCTTCTTCGACGCCAGCCCGCCCTCCTTCCGCGCGCGCCCCTTCTTCCTCTCCGGCGAGAGCTACGCCGGGAAGTACGTCCCGGCCGCCGGGGCGCTGATCCTCGCCGCGAACCAGGGCCTGCCGGCGGGGCGGCGGGTCAACCTCCGCGGCGCCGCCATCGGCAACGGGCTGACGCACCCCGTGGCGCAGCTGCCCACGCACGCCGACTCGGCCTACTTCACGGGGCTCATCAACGCGCGGCAGCGGCGGGAGCTGGAGGCGCTGCAGGCGTCGGCGGTGGCGCTGGCGCGGGCAGCGCGGTGGCGGGAGGCGTCGGACGCGCGGGGCCGCGTGCGCTCGTGGCTGCTGAACGCCACCGGGCTTGCCACGCTCTACGACTTGGGCAGGCAGCGGCCCTACGCGACGGCGGGCGTGGCGCGGTTCGTGAACCGGGCCGAGGTGAAGGCGGCGCTGGGCGCGCGCCGGGACGTGGCGTGGGAGCAGTGCAGCCGCGTGGTGAGGGAGGCGATGCACGAGGACATGATGAAGAGCGTCAAGCCGGAGGTGGAGGCGCTGCTCCGGCGGCGGACGCGCGTGCTGCTGTACCAGGGCATCCGCGACCCCTGGATCGGCGTGGCGTCGCAGGAGGCGTGGATGAAGGAGCTCCGGTGGGGCGGGCTGCACGCGTTCGAGGAGGCCGAGCATGCAGTGTGGCGGACCGGCGGCGTCGGCGAGGAGACGGAGCTCGCCGGGTACGTGCAGCGGTCCGGGGCACTGACGCACGTCGTGGTGTACGGCGCTGGGCACATGGTGCCGGCCGACAACGGGCGCGCGGCGCAGGAGATGATCGAGAGTTGG
- the LOC125535392 gene encoding anthocyanidin 5,3-O-glucosyltransferase-like: protein MDGAAATWTPRKQVVLYPSPGMGHLVSMIKLGKVLAARGLAITIVIVSLPFVDTGARGPFLAGVTAANPSVSFHCLPQVPPLDSDHPEAVTYEVAGLSVPHLRGFLAGASPAVLVVDFFCSIALDVAAELGVPGYCFFTSPAEALAFFLYFPVLHARSAASFREMGEELVHVPGIPALPATHLPKPLMDRDDAAYRWSLRVSPDLCRSQGIIVNTFRSLEPRAVDAVAAGFCTPPGLPTPPVYCIGPLIKSEEVGVKRGHECLAWLDTQPTASVVFLCFGSLGVFDARQIREVAIGLEASGKRFLWVVRSPPNDDPAKKFEEPPEPDLDALLPEGFLDRTKGTGLVVKSWAPQRDVLAHGAVGGFVTHCGWNSVLEAVMAGVPMLAWPLYAEQRMNRVFLEEELGLAVAVDGYGKEMVEADEVAAKVRWLIDSDGGRVLRERTTAAMGRAREALREGGESNLTLTRLVEGWILGDMGEDAGSAEKR from the coding sequence ATGGACGGTGCCGCAGCCACCTGGACGCCCCGGAAGCAGGTGGTGCTGTACCCATCGCCCGGCATGGGCCACCTGGTCTCCATGATCAAGCTCGGCAAGGTCCTCGCGGCTCGCGGCCTCgccatcaccatcgtcatcgtgAGCCTGCCGTTCGTCGACACCGGGGCCAGGGGGCCGTTCCTGGCCGGCGTCACCGCGGCCAACCCCTCCGTCTCCTTCCACTGCCTCCCGCAGGTCCCGCCGCTCGACTCCGACCACCCCGAGGCGGTCACCTACGAGGTCGCCGGCCTCTCCGTCCCGCACCTCCGCGGCTTCCTCGCCGGCGCCTCCCCGGCTGTCCTCGTCGTCGACTTCTTCTGCAGCATCGCGCTCGACGTCGCCGCGGAGCTCGGCGTCCCAGGGTACTGTTTCTTCACGTCTCCCGCCGAGGCCCTGGCTTTTTTCCTGTATTTTCCGGTCCTGCATGCTCGGAGCGCCGCCAGCTTTCGGGAGATGGGGGAGGAGCTCGTGCACGTGCCGGGGATCCCCGCGCTGCCGGCGACGCACTTGCCCAAGCCGCTGATGGACCGTGACGACGCGGCATACAGATGGTCCCTGAGAGTCTCCCCCGACCTCTGCCGCTCCCAGGGCATCATCGTCAACACCTTCCGCTCGCTCGAGCCACGCGCCGTGGACGCCGTCGCCGCCGGGTTCTGCACGCCTCCCGGCCTCCCGACGCCGCCCGTCTACTGCATCGGGCCGCTGATAAAGTCGGAGGAGGTGGGCGTGAAGCGCGGCCACGAGTGCCTGGCATGGCTGGACACGCAGCCGACGGCCAGCGTGGTGTTCCTCTGTTTCGGCAGCCTCGGCGTGTTCGACGCAAGGCAGATCAGAGAGGTTGCCATCGGTCTGGAGGCGAGCGGCAAGAGGTTCCTGTGGGTCGTGCGGAGCCCGCCCAACGACGACCCGGCCAAGAAGTTCGAGGAGCCGCCGGAGCCGGACCTCGACGCTCTCCTCCCGGAGGGCTTCCTGGACCGGACCAAGGGCACGGGCCTCGTCGTCAAGTCATGGGCGCCGCAGCGCGACGTGCTGGCTCACGGCGCCGTCGGCGGTTTTGTGACACACTGCGGGTGGAACTCCGTGCTCGAGGCGGTCATGGCCGGCGTGCCCATGCTGGCCTGGCCGCTGTACGCGGAGCAGCGGATGAACAGAGTGTTCCTGGAAGAGGAGCTCGGTCTGGCCGTGGCGGTGGATGGATATGGCAAGGAGATGGTGGAAGCCGACGAGGTGGCGGCAAAGGTGAGGTGGTTGATCGACTCCGACGGTGGGAGGGTGCTTCGGGAGCGGACGACGGCGGCTATGGGACGGGCCAGGGAGGCGCTGCGCGAGGGTGGGGAGTCCAATTTGACGTTGACGCGactggtggagggctggatacTTGGCGACATGGGAGAGGACGCGGGTTCAGCTGAGAAGAGATAG